A region of Antedon mediterranea chromosome 8, ecAntMedi1.1, whole genome shotgun sequence DNA encodes the following proteins:
- the LOC140056364 gene encoding dihydroorotate dehydrogenase (quinone), mitochondrial-like isoform X2, whose amino-acid sequence MGKLRSAGLIITSGSAIFASYAALSGNQKFYKQCLMPCFQLLDAETAHVLGVKMLSFGIVPFKTYQDPPSLTTSVWGRTFSNPIGVAAGFDKHAEAMEGLRKIGFGFIEVGSVTPLPQLGNPKPRVFRLTEDEAVINRYGFNSVGHPVVAERMKKFRQKTEKSIVGINLGKNKTSTSAVDDYVLGVECLGDFADYLVVNVSSPNTPGLRELQGKKQLQELIINVLKARDSLLSKPPVLIKIAPDLTSKDKKDIADVVLDPKSRVDGLIISNTTISRPSSLKSQLKSETGGLSGKPVTDLSTDTIREMYKLTNGSLPIIGVGGVRSGHDAYDKIKAGASLVQLYTAMAFMGPPLITTIKKDLHKLIREDGFKNITEAVGNDHR is encoded by the exons ATG GGTAAGCTCCGTTCAGCAGGTTTGATAATCACCAGTGGTTCAGCAATATTTGCCAGTTATGCCGCCCTCTCTGGAAATCAGAAGTTCTACAAGCAGTGTTTAATGCCATGTTTTCAGTTGCTAGATGCAGAAACAGCCCATGTATTGGGAGTGAAAATGCTGTCTTTTGGTATTGTTCCATTTAAAACATATCAAGATCCTCCATCACTG ACAACAAGTGTTTGGGGTAGAACCTTCAGTAACCCTATTGGTGTAGCTGCTGGGTTTGACAAGCACGCCGAAGCGATGGAAGGCCTTCGTAAGATTGGCTTTGGATTCATTGAAGTAGGGAGTGTCACACCGCTACCACAACTTGGTAATCCTAAGCCTAGAGTGTTTAGGCTGACAGAGGATGAAGCTGTTATTAATAGGTATGGATTCAATAGTGTTGGACATCCAGTAGTAGCAGAACGAATGAAAAAGTTTAGGCAAAAAacag AAAAGAGTATTGTTGGTATTAACCTGGGCAAGAATAAGACGTCAACAAGTGCGGTTGATGATTACGTTTTGGGTGTGGAATGTCTTGGTGATTTTGCAGATTATTTAGTTGTGAATGTTTCAAGTCCTAACACGCCCGGGCTGCGAGAACTTCAAGGAAAAAAACAGCTTCAGGAGCTGATTATAAAT GTGTTGAAGGCAAGAGACTCGTTGCTAAGCAAACCACCAGTGCTCATTAAGATTGCTCCAGATTTAACAAGTAAAGATAAAAAAGATATTGCAGATGTGGTGTTAGACCCTAAG AGCAGAGTTGATGGTTTAATAATCAGCAACACAACTATTTCAAGACCATCATCATTGAAGAGTCAACTAAAGAGCGAAACTGGCGGTCTAAGTGGTAAACCGGTGACAGATTTATCTACAGATACAATACGAGAAATGTACAAACTTACTAATG gAAGTTTACCAATAATAGGCGTTGGAGGTGTAAGAAGTGGGCATGATGCCTACGACAAGATAAAGGCTGGTGCCTCATTGGTCCAACTATACACAGCTATGGCCTTCATGGGACCTCCTCTTATAACAACAATCAAGAAAGATTTACACAAACTAATTAG GGAAGATGGATTTAAGAATATTACAGAAGCTGTAGGAAATGATCACCGATAG
- the LOC140056364 gene encoding dihydroorotate dehydrogenase (quinone), mitochondrial-like isoform X1 gives MGKLRSAGLIITSGSAIFASYAALSGNQKFYKQCLMPCFQLLDAETAHVLGVKMLSFGIVPFKTYQDPPSLTTSVWGRTFSNPIGVAAGFDKHAEAMEGLRKIGFGFIEVGSVTPLPQLGNPKPRVFRLTEDEAVINRYGFNSVGHPVVAERMKKFRQKTEKSIVGINLGKNKTSTSAVDDYVLGVECLGDFADYLVVNVSSPNTPGLRELQGKKQLQELIINVLKARDSLLSKPPVLIKIAPDLTSKDKKDIADVVLDPKSRVDGLIISNTTISRPSSLKSQLKSETGGLSGKPVTDLSTDTIREMYKLTNGSLPIIGVGGVRSGHDAYDKIKAGASLVQLYTAMAFMGPPLITTIKKDLHKLIREDGLKNITEAVGNDHR, from the exons ATG GGTAAGCTCCGTTCAGCAGGTTTGATAATCACCAGTGGTTCAGCAATATTTGCCAGTTATGCCGCCCTCTCTGGAAATCAGAAGTTCTACAAGCAGTGTTTAATGCCATGTTTTCAGTTGCTAGATGCAGAAACAGCCCATGTATTGGGAGTGAAAATGCTGTCTTTTGGTATTGTTCCATTTAAAACATATCAAGATCCTCCATCACTG ACAACAAGTGTTTGGGGTAGAACCTTCAGTAACCCTATTGGTGTAGCTGCTGGGTTTGACAAGCACGCCGAAGCGATGGAAGGCCTTCGTAAGATTGGCTTTGGATTCATTGAAGTAGGGAGTGTCACACCGCTACCACAACTTGGTAATCCTAAGCCTAGAGTGTTTAGGCTGACAGAGGATGAAGCTGTTATTAATAGGTATGGATTCAATAGTGTTGGACATCCAGTAGTAGCAGAACGAATGAAAAAGTTTAGGCAAAAAacag AAAAGAGTATTGTTGGTATTAACCTGGGCAAGAATAAGACGTCAACAAGTGCGGTTGATGATTACGTTTTGGGTGTGGAATGTCTTGGTGATTTTGCAGATTATTTAGTTGTGAATGTTTCAAGTCCTAACACGCCCGGGCTGCGAGAACTTCAAGGAAAAAAACAGCTTCAGGAGCTGATTATAAAT GTGTTGAAGGCAAGAGACTCGTTGCTAAGCAAACCACCAGTGCTCATTAAGATTGCTCCAGATTTAACAAGTAAAGATAAAAAAGATATTGCAGATGTGGTGTTAGACCCTAAG AGCAGAGTTGATGGTTTAATAATCAGCAACACAACTATTTCAAGACCATCATCATTGAAGAGTCAACTAAAGAGCGAAACTGGCGGTCTAAGTGGTAAACCGGTGACAGATTTATCTACAGATACAATACGAGAAATGTACAAACTTACTAATG gAAGTTTACCAATAATAGGCGTTGGAGGTGTAAGAAGTGGGCATGATGCCTACGACAAGATAAAGGCTGGTGCCTCATTGGTCCAACTATACACAGCTATGGCCTTCATGGGACCTCCTCTTATAACAACAATCAAGAAAGATTTACACAAACTAATTAG GGAAgatggattaaagaatattaCAGAAGCTGTAGGAAATGATCACCGATAG
- the LOC140056364 gene encoding dihydroorotate dehydrogenase (quinone), mitochondrial-like isoform X3, protein MPCFQLLDAETAHVLGVKMLSFGIVPFKTYQDPPSLTTSVWGRTFSNPIGVAAGFDKHAEAMEGLRKIGFGFIEVGSVTPLPQLGNPKPRVFRLTEDEAVINRYGFNSVGHPVVAERMKKFRQKTEKSIVGINLGKNKTSTSAVDDYVLGVECLGDFADYLVVNVSSPNTPGLRELQGKKQLQELIINVLKARDSLLSKPPVLIKIAPDLTSKDKKDIADVVLDPKSRVDGLIISNTTISRPSSLKSQLKSETGGLSGKPVTDLSTDTIREMYKLTNGSLPIIGVGGVRSGHDAYDKIKAGASLVQLYTAMAFMGPPLITTIKKDLHKLIREDGLKNITEAVGNDHR, encoded by the exons ATGCCATGTTTTCAGTTGCTAGATGCAGAAACAGCCCATGTATTGGGAGTGAAAATGCTGTCTTTTGGTATTGTTCCATTTAAAACATATCAAGATCCTCCATCACTG ACAACAAGTGTTTGGGGTAGAACCTTCAGTAACCCTATTGGTGTAGCTGCTGGGTTTGACAAGCACGCCGAAGCGATGGAAGGCCTTCGTAAGATTGGCTTTGGATTCATTGAAGTAGGGAGTGTCACACCGCTACCACAACTTGGTAATCCTAAGCCTAGAGTGTTTAGGCTGACAGAGGATGAAGCTGTTATTAATAGGTATGGATTCAATAGTGTTGGACATCCAGTAGTAGCAGAACGAATGAAAAAGTTTAGGCAAAAAacag AAAAGAGTATTGTTGGTATTAACCTGGGCAAGAATAAGACGTCAACAAGTGCGGTTGATGATTACGTTTTGGGTGTGGAATGTCTTGGTGATTTTGCAGATTATTTAGTTGTGAATGTTTCAAGTCCTAACACGCCCGGGCTGCGAGAACTTCAAGGAAAAAAACAGCTTCAGGAGCTGATTATAAAT GTGTTGAAGGCAAGAGACTCGTTGCTAAGCAAACCACCAGTGCTCATTAAGATTGCTCCAGATTTAACAAGTAAAGATAAAAAAGATATTGCAGATGTGGTGTTAGACCCTAAG AGCAGAGTTGATGGTTTAATAATCAGCAACACAACTATTTCAAGACCATCATCATTGAAGAGTCAACTAAAGAGCGAAACTGGCGGTCTAAGTGGTAAACCGGTGACAGATTTATCTACAGATACAATACGAGAAATGTACAAACTTACTAATG gAAGTTTACCAATAATAGGCGTTGGAGGTGTAAGAAGTGGGCATGATGCCTACGACAAGATAAAGGCTGGTGCCTCATTGGTCCAACTATACACAGCTATGGCCTTCATGGGACCTCCTCTTATAACAACAATCAAGAAAGATTTACACAAACTAATTAG GGAAgatggattaaagaatattaCAGAAGCTGTAGGAAATGATCACCGATAG
- the LOC140056364 gene encoding dihydroorotate dehydrogenase (quinone), mitochondrial-like isoform X4 gives MGKLRSAGLIITSGSAIFASYAALSGNQKFYKQCLMPCFQLLDAETAHVLGVKMLSFGIVPFKTYQDPPSLTTSVWGRTFSNPIGVAAGFDKHAEAMEGLRKIGFGFIEVGSVTPLPQLGNPKPRVFRLTEDEAVINRYGFNSVGHPVVAERMKKFRQKTEKSIVGINLGKNKTSTSAVDDYVLGVECLGDFADYLVVNVSSPNTPGLRELQGKKQLQELIINVLKARDSLLSKPPVLIKIAPDLTSKDKKDIADVVLDPKSRVDGLIISNTTISRPSSLKSQLKSETGGLSGKPVTDLSTDTIREMYKLTNVYQ, from the exons ATG GGTAAGCTCCGTTCAGCAGGTTTGATAATCACCAGTGGTTCAGCAATATTTGCCAGTTATGCCGCCCTCTCTGGAAATCAGAAGTTCTACAAGCAGTGTTTAATGCCATGTTTTCAGTTGCTAGATGCAGAAACAGCCCATGTATTGGGAGTGAAAATGCTGTCTTTTGGTATTGTTCCATTTAAAACATATCAAGATCCTCCATCACTG ACAACAAGTGTTTGGGGTAGAACCTTCAGTAACCCTATTGGTGTAGCTGCTGGGTTTGACAAGCACGCCGAAGCGATGGAAGGCCTTCGTAAGATTGGCTTTGGATTCATTGAAGTAGGGAGTGTCACACCGCTACCACAACTTGGTAATCCTAAGCCTAGAGTGTTTAGGCTGACAGAGGATGAAGCTGTTATTAATAGGTATGGATTCAATAGTGTTGGACATCCAGTAGTAGCAGAACGAATGAAAAAGTTTAGGCAAAAAacag AAAAGAGTATTGTTGGTATTAACCTGGGCAAGAATAAGACGTCAACAAGTGCGGTTGATGATTACGTTTTGGGTGTGGAATGTCTTGGTGATTTTGCAGATTATTTAGTTGTGAATGTTTCAAGTCCTAACACGCCCGGGCTGCGAGAACTTCAAGGAAAAAAACAGCTTCAGGAGCTGATTATAAAT GTGTTGAAGGCAAGAGACTCGTTGCTAAGCAAACCACCAGTGCTCATTAAGATTGCTCCAGATTTAACAAGTAAAGATAAAAAAGATATTGCAGATGTGGTGTTAGACCCTAAG AGCAGAGTTGATGGTTTAATAATCAGCAACACAACTATTTCAAGACCATCATCATTGAAGAGTCAACTAAAGAGCGAAACTGGCGGTCTAAGTGGTAAACCGGTGACAGATTTATCTACAGATACAATACGAGAAATGTACAAACTTACTAATG TTTACCAATAA